The Rhododendron vialii isolate Sample 1 chromosome 5a, ASM3025357v1 genome contains a region encoding:
- the LOC131326553 gene encoding heavy metal-associated isoprenylated plant protein 2, with protein MKKIELKVNIHCQRCSTEVLQSATKLTGIDHISVDGEKGIVTVIGDVDPVLVTSQVRKTGKIVQIISVSPHRPPEKKPSDEKKK; from the exons ATGAAG AAAATAGAGTTGAAGGTCAACATTCACTGCCAAAGGTGCAGTACAGAGGTATTGCAGTCTGCTACTAAACTAACAG GAATTGATCACATATCCGTGGATGGTGAGAAGGGCATTGTGACAGTAATTGGAGATGTTGATCCAGTGTTAGTCACAAGCCAAGTCAGGAAGACAGGAAAGATAGTACAAATCATTAGTGTTAGTCCACATAGGCCTCCAGAGAAAAAGCCTTCTGatgaaaagaagaagtaa